The following DNA comes from Girardinichthys multiradiatus isolate DD_20200921_A chromosome 2, DD_fGirMul_XY1, whole genome shotgun sequence.
GAAAACAATAATTGCAACCATCAAtatagttaaaaaaatattaaatataacatatgtaacaatttttttatctGCTCTGGGAGTGTTTTTCTACAACCAATCGTAGTTTGGTGCATTTGCTGTTGAACTGACTGGTTTAGAATACCTTagttaatatatatatagtccAGTAGCTGAACTAATTGATGTGTAGTAAACAATtgctaaaatataaacatgtatatgtacaaatatatgtgtgtatttattgatATAGCAAGATCTAGTCTAGCTTAAGTGAATTATTcttgaaaatccagatgttggTGTTGCTTTGTTTCCTGTTGGTGCGGTATGTTTCTTGCAGATTTTCATTGCATCCAGCAAAAATAGACTCGAATTGGATGACACATTGCAGCACTTATGCTCTGCTACGtctctctctgatagtgactgaaatatatctaaagaaacatcagattcttcgctgctgtctgtgttgtcagacattgtagcagcagtcagtttatgtGGCGGGGTTCCCCTTTTACGACACAAACAGGCGGATTTGGGCCTACCCCCAGCTGAGTAGAAATGGCTAATTAGCCAGGAATGTTACAGCTGCTTTCTTTAGTTAGCTAAACAGAGACTGACACAGATGGTTATTCAATGAGACAAACGTAGATGGTTATAATTAGAATTGATAGATATTTCATTTCGGTCTGAATAGGGGAAACGTTTTCAGTTACTAATTAGAAACAGCCGGTAATATTAGCATAAATGCTAACGGCTGCCAACTATGACTCGCCAAACTGAGACATTAAAACAAGATGTCGAGCTGGTTCGAgctttattgttttactcttgCAGTTATAAACCAGTTATGTCGTTCTTTAAGCATGAAACATATTACAGAGTTCATAATATTTGCATTTAAGGCAGACAGAGTAAGAAACGGCTTACCTGTTCAAAGACGAGGGCAGGAAGAACGTCTCTCCTGGACGTCACGCAACACAAGGTTGAGAGACATTCGGGAGCGCTCGGATATTTCCACTTCAGTGCCAACTACGGATTTTAATCGCTTGGCGAATCAATACAAGTCTCATGGACAATTTATGTtataaaatatacaattttgaaaagacagtttaaaaaaattattaaatcacatcagttaataattattaatttcaacattaagaaataattgttacacaaattttaaaatttatgTAACTTTGTTGCTGTCTTATTGTGGCTTCTGTGTAAAATTCCAACAGTGAACTATTAGTGTTGAATGTTCAACACTGCTCTTTCATCATGAGCAGGAGCCCAATGAGTTTTCTCGTGAACTAGGGGTATAGAGGCTGTAGTCACCAAGAGTTGAAGAAAAAATAGCAACATTCTCTTGAAGTTAATGGCGTTATTACAATATAATACTACCGGCGAAAACATAACCTCAGAGTTATAGCAACTGTAGAAGCTATTTTGAGTTGCTGTGTGAAGTCTGAGTCTGTTGAGAACCCTACCCTATTCCTAGCCAGTGAGTTTGATGAGTATTCAATAATTGAATTCAGTAAtgtaattattatattttataatgctGAGCTACACGGGAgccatgaaataaatacagaGTGAACATgacatgtatttttaaattaaaaagtaattattaAAAGAATGACATTCAAAAGGTGTGTTTAATTACTTAATAGGACATCTAATCATTTAATTGTGCATTTCATAATTCaatattaaattaagtaatgttatgttaaataaatagaatgtacatttaattatttaattgtacttttatttattaggacagtcacatttatttattttatgatgtatttatttatttaattttgcccCTTAACCCTCGATAGGACACAGGCAATGGTTAGTATCACCTCTTTTTAACAACATTATTTCATGTGAAATGTGTAATTCCATTTTCATATTACTAAGATTCTTAACCAACTTATTTCTCTGAACTTGATCATTCCTACAAGGCATAATAACATGTTCTCATCTTCCTCACACTCACATTtccctgttgttgttttttcccctgatgttttcctgttataaataaaattctatTCAGTCCAGTATGTCCAATTCTAAGACCTCCATGTCTTCTATAGCTCTGTCTTCTTCTTATGTCTATAACTTGTTTCGGTCGTCTTCTTTTCTTTCTAGTTATATTGGCAGTTGGTAAAGCACGCATTGGTGCATTACCGGTGCAGCTGAAGCACCCACCGGAACTGCCAATTTTGCCTGCCACTGCTGAGAGTGGCACTTTCAACTTTCAATCCCCCAACTTAAGAAAGTTATCAGATCTTGTATGTATCATCTTACTTTGCATCAGGAACtggatatatatacataaatatagtACACCAGCTGTGGTCAAGAAAAATTGCTTAATTTAATAACAATTTGAAAAAGGATACAAACAAGTAATGgggtacaataaaataaatacaccataaatacaaatatataaatatgtataataAATTAGTAGAACAAAAAATATCAATCCCCATATGGGGAACAATAACTACAGGTGGAACAATAAGTATGAATTGAACAATAACTCAtgaatagaaatatatatatagatataaatatatatagatatatatagatctatatctatatatatatatatatatatatatatatatataaatatatatatatatatatatagatctatatacatttatatctatatctatatatatacatatatcatatgatatatatatatatatatatataattatatatatatatatacatatatattatatgatatatatatctatatatatatatatatatatatcatatatatatatatatatatatatagatatatatattatagatatatatacatatatatatatcatgatatatatatatatatatatatatatatatatatatatatatcattacATCTGTCTGATATGGACTATTTTGTTCCCAGACAACTTAACGTTGACCTGGATTTTGTCCAATTTAAGAGGTTCATCAAAGGGAGCCCACATTTCTTGTGAGATGAGAGCGGTTTGCCCATCCTCAAACAAAACACGGAGAAGATTCTCCCCTTCTTCCCCTTCCATGACTCCAATGATGCACGAGGAAGTTCGTACTTCCTCTTTGGCCttttaaaacagagaaaatatgacaggacaacaaacaaacatttcaatttAGACATTTCTTTCctaagaaataaaactaaacggacaatttgtttttgctgaaatGTTGGATGCTTAGTTCATGTTACGAACATGAATGTTTTCCTAATTTTTGTGGTGATCTAAACAATGTATATACATTTTAGGCCTGCAAgtacttttcacttttttaaattttcagccATAGTTTTGCAATTAAACATTCTACATCTTGACAGGAGCATCTTCTAATGGCAAAAGGTTGAAGAGAATTGCCATGGAAGTTTATTGCAGTTAGCTAAAGAAGTAGAAAGCCAAACTGGagtgtttttcattgtttttatttggactGTTTCCTGTGACACCATATGGCGCACACAGCATGCATTACGGAAGCCTCTCCTGGTCGTGGCAATGTCCTTGTGTGGGGCTGCAAGAGCGCTGCTTGTGCTGGGAAGTATTTGCTacactgcagattttgcaggtttttcccCTTGcgaagcatgtagaagtctttaattttttgttataATACTCTTCAAATgagagtgatggaatctaaaacaaaaatccagaaaatcacatagTGTCATTTTTAtgcaattaatttgcattttattgcatgacatctTTATTTGATCCCCtaccaaccagtaagaatctcGCCTCTCACAGCCCTATTAGTTATTCTTCAAGAAGTTATTCTTCAAGAAGTTATTCTTCTTTCTAACGcatgaatatgttttcttttaaactattccattgtggttgttttaaaccattgtagccctggctttatattgagggtcgttgtcctgctggaaggtgaacctccgcgccagtctcaagtcttttggagaCACCAACAGGTCTTCTTCCtagattgtcctgtatttggatccatccatcttcccatcaactttgaccaccttccctgtccctgctgaagagaagcaaccccaaagcatgatgctgccaccacaacatttgacagtggggatgatgtgttcagagtgatgtgcggTGTTAGTTCTCgctttgcattttggccaaaaaggtcaatttttgtctcatctgaccaaagcaccttcttccacatgtttgctgtgtccccaacatggcgtctgccaaactgcaaacaggacttccaaaggttttcttttaacaatggcttttttcttgccactccaTAAAGACCACACTTGCgcagtgcacgactaatagttctcctgtggacagattcccccacctgagctgtggattgctgcagttcatccagagtcaccatgggcctcttggctgcatctctgatcagtgctctccttattcggcctgtaagtttaggtggacggccttgtcttagtaggtttacagttgtgccatactctttccatatccggatgatggattaaatagtgctccatgagatttttaaagcttgggaaatctttttatagcctaaacctactttaaacttctccacaactttattcctgacctgtctggttgttccttggacttcatgatgccgtCTGCAATATTCTCTAAACCAACctcagaggccttcacagagcagctgtttttgtactgttggtctttcacataaaagtacaataaaatatatttgtttgtggttgtaatgtgtcaatatgtggaaaagttcaaggggtatgtatacttttacaagccactgtaattGTGTCAAAATGTGTAACCATGaaatttcttgcaaatgtttgtcAAATGATAACACTTtaaatatgaatacatttacTACACAATACCTTGATCATGGAGAATGTCGTTGTTTGTAGTTGGTTACCATAACTACTCTTCGAAGCCTTTACATGGCTGAGAGAGATGGTATCTCCCACAGCCAGAGCCACAGTTGCAGCTTCCCGCCACAGGGATAACGGTATGATATGCTGGTCCTACAAAGTCAGATAATAACATTAACCTACATTAACCTAAAGCTTTATcgttaaataaattaaacaagtcCTAGACTTTTCTGGGGTTacaattttatatttgtttaggCTCAATTTTCAGAGTTCCCAAAACCTGTCAAGTCTGTCAAAATACATGTCAAATTATAAAACCATAACTTCATTATAAACATATTCTTCCAAGATAAGGCACATTGTAAATTTTGTAGGATTGATAAATCAAAAGATAGCTaagcaaatattttaatgaacgTATGAACAACAGATGCAACTTAGATGGATTGGTTTCAAGATTGCAAAACAAACTAGTAGGACAGTTTACTTCCCAGGTTCATCTTGACCAAAAATTGCAGTCTCATAGGAACGTGAAATCCAATcttaaataacagaacacattTACCTGTTTGAGTTTGATGGTCTTTAAAGGTATCTGCTCCTTCCTCGATCCCACCTTCTTGATTGCAGATACCTACatagatatatgtatatatacatagacgtgtacatataaacaatatatatatatatatatatatatatatatatatatatatacaatcaccagccactttattaggtacacctgtccaactgctcgttaatgcaaatcagccaatcacatggcagcaatttaatgcatttaggcatgtagacatggtcaagacgatctgcttgtagttcaaaccgagcatcagaatggagaagaaaggtgatttaagtgactttgaacgtggcatggttgttggtgccagacgggctggtctgagtatttcagaaactgctgatctactgggattttcacgcactaccatctttagggtttacagagaatgatccgaaaaagagaaaatatccagtgagcggcggttctgtgggcgcaaatgccttgttgatgccagaggtcagaggagaatggccagactggtttgagctgatagaaaggcaacaccAACTCATACAACCACtggttacaaccaaggcatacagaagagcatctctgaacgcacaacatgtcaaaccttgaggcggatgggctacagcagcagaagaccacaccgagtgccactcctgtcagctaagaacaggaaactgaggctacaattcacacaggctcaccaaaattggacaatagaagattggaaaaacgttgcctggtctgatttctgctgcaacattcggatggtagggtcagaatttggcatcaacaacataaaagcatggatccatcctgccttgtatcaacggttcaggctggtggtggtggtgtaatggtgtgggggatattttcttggcacactttgggccccttggtaccaattgagcatcgtgtcaacgccacagcctacctgagtattgttgctgactatgtccatccctttatgaccacagtgtacccatcttctgatggttatttccagcaggataacgcgccatgtcataaagcacgaatcatctcagactggtttcttgaacatgacaatgagttcactggacttaaatggtctccacagtcaccagatctcaatccaatagagcacctttgggatgtggtggaacgggagattcgcatcatggatgcagccgacaaatctgcagcatctgcatgatgctatcatgtcaatatggaccaaactctctgaggaatgtttccagtaccttgttgaatctatgccacaaaggattaaggcggttctgaaggcaaaagggggtccaacccgatACTAGCaagatgtacctaataaagtggccggtgaatatatatacatatactaccggtcaaatgttttatatacgctttctcacttaatgggtctttttattttcatgactatttaaattgtagaatTTTACAAAAGGCAACAAacctatgaatgaacacacatggaattatgtagtaaacaaaaagtgtgaaattactaaacatttttatattttagattctccCTTTGCTgaaattactgctttgctctctggcATTCTCTCTGTGATCTCCATGAGGTGGttacctgaaatagttttccaaagagtcttgaaagaacttcccagaggtccACTGAGAGATgcccaaaggttaatatttcactcattacagcaaagggtggctactttaaggaatcctaaatataaaacatatttaaagttcttgaAATTCTTCTACAATTTTTGTTTGctatatattttaatatgtgttcattcactgttttgatgtctTAAGTGaaaatctacatacaatgtaaatagtcataaacgtgaaggaaaccattaaatgagaaaggatTTCTAAACTTTTTGAGCgctatatacatatacacacataacATATATGTACATGTAAGTATGAATATCTAAATAAGCCTACCTCAACCACTTCACCCTCCACTGTCATTAGGCTTTTGGTTCCAAGACTGGCGTCCAGCGGTGTAAGCGGTGATGGAGGCTCCAGCAGTGCCTCAGCTTTTGCAAGAAGGTGTTCCTCAATTCTTAGAGCTGGGCCACGAAAGAACTGGGTCCTACTTGTTATATTAATATAGAAGGGTGGGCCCTGACCCCTCAGCTCATGCCCTCTAATTATATAGGAGGAGCCTTCCTTTACCTTTCCAGCAAACTCCTCAAATAGGGTAACTGTAGTTACCAGCTCACCATCTGTTAGTGCcgcaattttcttttcttttactgaAGCTGGTATGGCTGTGTTCTCCGTGAAAGTCCAGGACAATACCTTGGGCCTTTCTTTAAGTTTCAAATCAGAAACATGTAGGGGGGGGAGGTGACGATAGGGAGTCTCTGGATGTGAATTTAGCAATTTTGCAAGAGCCATTCTGGAAGAGAAGACATAAAAAGGAATTATAACTCTCTGAGGTTGTTTCATAAAACCAAAGTCTTAATTACATTAAAAGAATATGTATGCATTTCTAATGCAGTTCCAATTGTAGATGTGCTTGGAATACTTTTAAATACAGGTTTTCTGTAAAAATTTGgaatttcttatttatttattttactcctaacagattttaatattttgaaacaTACCCACTTTGTTGTCACCTATTTGTTTGAATGAAATTCATTGTAAATCTAGATCTGCTGGAGTTGTGAACAGTTCTTGGCTTAATTTATTCAGTATTTATTCTATTACCTTTGCAATCTGATTTAATAACTGCTTTCAGTGATGTACTCAAGGAGGCTAATTTTTGTTATCAACAGACAGAAGTTTTGGCAATGTGCAACAATCAGATAAAACAATTTTTGTAGGACATCTGGAAATACCCACAACCCAGTTAACTTGTTGAGAATGTGGcatttaaaacatgaatgtttatATGAATAGTTTATACTACGACGGTGTATTAGAGTCAGGCTATTAATCTTGTTATTTTGAGGAATTACGAAAGTAAAGTCGTAATATTGCGAGAATGAAGTAGTAatttttgaagaataaagtcGGAATTTAAAAGTGCAGTTTTCCATGCGTTAAAAACGGAATGTTGAGCATCTTGTAAACTTATACTTTATCGGTTTCACAACGACCTTCTTAATCTGTTAGCACATCAGCAGCAAATTATTATTGTCAGGACTTTGAAACACGGATTTGGAAGAAAATGCTTGTTTTGTGGAAAAAGAGCCGTTATTACTTTATTCCACCACTTTATTCTCATAATATTAGCACTTACCAGTTGCCTCAATGAATGTGCAATACTGGACATTTCAGCGCAAAATTGTCAAATTCTGGGAAGAGTTGATGCCAACATGTTTCTAGAACACCTGTAGTGTTATTAACTCACTAAAACTGCAAATAGCTGCGGTCATTATTAGTCTGTCATCCATGCGTGATCCAAAAAAAGCTGGCATCTGCAACAGCATCGCGCACCGATGGCAGGTCGCTATGTGGAGAAGAAAAGAACAGCAACGACCTTCTCTGTTCATCTGAACATCTTTGAcataatagaataaaaaaataatcaggaCCTCTTGCAGCCTGTCAGAGTCATTGTTTGGAAgatgatgttttatttattttttttattttctttattttaataagaaaatattacatCGGATAAATCAGATTTACAATGAAAACACCTGTTTATCATTATTCTACCGGTTCGTGTATCAATGTAGGCCTAATGATTGTTCTTAATAAATAGTTGTTGGGATTATTTGTGATATAATAATAGTCTATAACATGAACATATTTGTTATTTCCCGGGCTATATTAGATCTTAGTTCAGTGACGTGGGATAAGGTCCAGACTCGGATGTAGAAATATATGTAGAAacggttttttgtttttaactcagTTAAAACttagttgttttaaaagcttttaattatgcTGTAAATAATTCTATACTGTTCAACAATACGACcgcaagaaaaactaaatatttaatataaggtcaaatttgattatctaacaattttttattttccgcTGTTCCTGCGGCCCCTGGATGGGTTGCAGGAGGAACTGTCACCCGATCCAGAGGTTGCAGGTTCAGCCGAACTGGAGCAAAACTACAAAGAAGCGTCTTCGGCCACGGACTTTGAGGGAAGTGGTCCACTCCTGATGGCGGATCCTGCTGTGGACTCAGTGAAAACCACAGCTGGCCTGGCGCTGCGTGTTTTACCGTGGAACGAACAGGCACCCTCTGCTTGAAGCACGCAGGAGGTTGTTGCGCTGCGTCATTATGATCctgctgctgatgtttttccttctgttatgTTTTGCTCTTGCTTTTTaggactgttacagtttgttaagCTCTGTCATCACTGTCcgcagcagcaggtttgtcatgtcACCCTACGCCCTGATTTATCCTCCCTGTTCATTTGCGCAGAATGCCTCTGACTGCGTATTTACGCACTCGAAGCCTTTACGCTTCTCTTCACGCTTCTCTCTTACAAATCTGGGTTTACATAACCATCTGCGCAGTGAACAGCGTGAGCTATTAACTGTCCAAATTCAAATATCATTGTAATTCTTATATCGCACAATTAATTCATGTTCTTATAGCAAACAGTATATATGTTATGAATATAAGTGGGAAGCGAAGAATAAAAAAACGACTATATGAACTTAAAAGTAATCAGGAGGTCGAAAAAAACTGTGAGTCAGACTGTCCTTGTTAAATGTAGCTTGTCTCGACGGATCTATGTAATCCGTCATGCCAAAATCAGTtattaaagagtatttaacCACGAAACATTAGTTATGTGATTGTCACATCTTTCATAAACCGTGTACTATTTTCAATAAACTGGAAATACTTTCTTTTATCAAATTCACCAAGTCCCTTACCTATTTTCTTTGTTCCTCTGTCTGGATCGAAAATCACAGCTCTCGGAAAGCCGACTTTCAAGTTTCGCGCCGCGGAAGCTCGAGCGCAGCTACCggaaacaatatatatgtaatAATATATCATACATATTATCTATATATTAGTATTACAACTAATTATAAATAGGATAGAATAGAAtaatctttatttgtcattacAATTATACATTCCAACAaaattatcctctgcatttaacccatcccatAGGGCGCAGTAGGCTGCCATTCTGTGGCGCctggggagcattcaggggctagGGGTCTTTTGCTCAGGGTCCAAGAGTGGCATGCTCTGAGATTTGAACCAGAGTACTGTGGCCTTTCCGGAACGCAAATGTCCTGCTCTCAAGCCACTAGGCCACTTTTTCCCCATACataatgtctttaaaacaagaAGGGGTCAGAGATTATTTCATAAATTGCGAACATAGGCTAATTAAAGTAGTTAGAATATTGTTTCACCCTACAGAAGGAAAATgttaataaccaaaaggcagataTCTTTGTTAAGTTCACAGGTTCGGAGATTTTCCTTTTCCTGACATATCAATGATTTGTGAACAGAAAATAACAAGGAGAGGGAGATTAAAGgacatcattttttattttcagaaaaaaagaaatagatcAAATATAATTAACATAACAAGCATGCACCATCTTACTCTGACCCAGTGtacagctgctgctgttgctgcatcTTCATCCAAATCTGCTGTCAGAGGTGGAGCAGCTGCTCTTCTGGCTGCTGTTACACCCTTTTGTCTTCTTGTCGAAGAcagagggtccctaactggttctg
Coding sequences within:
- the LOC124883088 gene encoding uncharacterized protein LOC124883088 — protein: MTQRNNLLRASSRGCLFVPRMALAKLLNSHPETPYRHLPPLHVSDLKLKERPKVLSWTFTENTAIPASVKEKKIAALTDGELVTTVTLFEEFAGKVKEGSSYIIRGHELRGQGPPFYINITSRTQFFRGPALRIEEHLLAKAEALLEPPSPLTPLDASLGTKSLMTVEGEVVEVSAIKKVGSRKEQIPLKTIKLKQDQHIIPLSLWREAATVALAVGDTISLSHVKASKSSYGNQLQTTTFSMIKAKEEVRTSSCIIGVMEGEEGENLLRVLFEDGQTALISQEMWAPFDEPLKLDKIQVNVKLSGNKIVHIRQM